A stretch of the Nitratifractor salsuginis DSM 16511 genome encodes the following:
- the mfd gene encoding transcription-repair coupling factor, producing MNQADFYEYLLSTPAKERAELLVVRDDKSAERAEAVARYRAVRPFVLPQLRLSPGEDLRSYGPEIRELLAELAAYHRYEGEKLLIAPLHTLSLPLPRPETFGTLRLEFGETLDLEALKDRLYRWGYHFVDLVSEAGEVSVRGDIIDIFSPGAEHPWRISLFDEEIESIHPFDPDTQKRRGDEELEAVTLHPAFLALESEEFEALKERVEQSPYESFVKDIDSLGLWHLEELGMDYLQEFRAIAGEDLGEELEELYSLTTPLIPRSSYPTSRLPAAKMWRELEVADVNKLIEAHPDKKVTIVARSESLVRGSQLVQMERLNYVYQEGILNLMGPDELILSLNKPVKRKRVKRPSLVLDEMRPGEYVVHETHGVGIFKGIEKREVLGATREFVVVQYQGEDTLLVPVENLEVIDRYIADSGTLPALDRLGKASFKRLKGKVREKLFAIASQIINISAQRLLQRGIPLKVDPAEHALFLSQAGFEHTEDQMEAIRQIMEELSGGGMMDRLLSADVGFGKTEVAMNAIFAAVRNGYQAMMVVPTTLLSAQHYRSLKERFAPWEIEVAQLDRYTPAKQKREILRRLEEGELKVVVGTHALLGAKFKNLALVVVDEEHKFGVKQKEALKEMALNVHLLSMSATPIPRSLNMALSKIKSFSEILTPPTERVGVRTFVKSFDPKIVKEAILRERRRGGQTFYVYNSIAGIEEKAKQLRELIPDLRMTVLHSKVTAAQTEKEMMKFEAGEYDLLLSTTIVESGIHLPNANTMIVDGAENFGIADLHQLRGRVGRGGKEGYCYLLVEDKERLPENARRRLLALESHSELGSGAVLAFHDLEIRGGGNLIGEAQSGHIKQIGYSLYLRMLEDAIKELSGRKEESEKGVDLNLQIDAYLSDELISEARLRLELYRRLAQAESVAEVYEIEEEIVDRFGKPDEVTRQFIETMAIKVLAKERGISKVSSYEDRVFFEFHDGRDRVILKAPSKDDDDILATAMGYLKGTRNEE from the coding sequence GTGAATCAAGCCGATTTCTATGAATATCTTCTCTCCACACCTGCAAAAGAGCGGGCCGAGCTGCTGGTTGTCCGGGATGACAAGAGCGCCGAGCGGGCCGAGGCGGTGGCCCGATACCGGGCGGTCCGTCCCTTTGTTCTGCCTCAGCTGCGCCTGAGTCCGGGGGAGGATCTGCGCAGTTACGGGCCCGAGATCCGGGAGCTGTTGGCGGAACTGGCGGCTTACCACCGCTACGAGGGGGAGAAGCTGCTCATCGCCCCGCTGCACACCCTGAGCCTTCCCCTGCCCAGGCCCGAGACCTTCGGGACGCTGAGGCTGGAGTTCGGCGAAACCCTGGACTTGGAGGCCCTCAAAGACCGCCTCTACCGCTGGGGATACCACTTCGTCGATCTGGTCAGCGAAGCGGGGGAGGTTTCGGTGCGGGGGGATATCATTGATATCTTCTCCCCGGGAGCGGAGCATCCCTGGCGGATCAGCCTCTTCGACGAGGAGATCGAGAGCATTCATCCCTTCGACCCCGATACCCAGAAACGCCGGGGGGATGAGGAGCTGGAGGCGGTGACCTTGCATCCCGCCTTTTTGGCTCTGGAGAGCGAAGAATTCGAGGCCCTCAAAGAGCGGGTGGAGCAGAGCCCTTATGAGAGTTTCGTCAAGGATATCGACTCCCTGGGGCTTTGGCACCTGGAGGAGCTGGGGATGGATTACCTCCAGGAGTTCCGGGCGATCGCCGGAGAGGATCTGGGCGAAGAGTTGGAGGAGCTCTACAGCCTTACGACTCCGCTCATCCCCCGCTCCAGCTATCCGACGAGCCGCCTTCCCGCCGCCAAAATGTGGCGGGAGTTGGAGGTGGCCGATGTGAACAAGCTCATCGAGGCCCATCCCGACAAAAAGGTGACCATCGTCGCCCGCAGCGAATCCTTGGTGCGGGGCAGCCAGCTGGTGCAGATGGAGCGGCTCAATTATGTCTATCAAGAGGGGATCCTCAACCTGATGGGGCCCGATGAGCTGATCCTATCGCTGAATAAACCTGTCAAACGCAAACGGGTCAAGCGCCCCAGCCTGGTGCTGGATGAGATGCGCCCCGGGGAGTATGTGGTCCACGAGACCCACGGGGTGGGGATCTTCAAGGGGATCGAGAAGCGGGAGGTCCTGGGGGCGACCCGGGAGTTCGTGGTGGTGCAGTATCAGGGGGAGGATACCCTGCTGGTTCCGGTGGAGAACCTGGAGGTGATCGACCGCTACATCGCCGACAGCGGCACTCTGCCGGCACTGGACCGCCTGGGCAAGGCGAGCTTCAAGCGTCTCAAGGGCAAGGTGCGCGAAAAACTCTTTGCTATCGCTTCCCAGATTATCAACATCTCCGCCCAGCGCCTTCTCCAGCGGGGAATTCCCCTGAAAGTCGATCCCGCCGAGCACGCCCTCTTCCTCTCTCAGGCGGGCTTCGAGCATACCGAAGATCAGATGGAAGCGATCCGGCAGATTATGGAGGAGCTGTCCGGCGGGGGGATGATGGACCGGCTGCTCAGCGCCGATGTGGGCTTCGGCAAGACCGAAGTGGCAATGAACGCCATCTTCGCCGCGGTGCGCAACGGCTATCAGGCGATGATGGTGGTCCCTACGACCCTGCTGAGCGCCCAGCACTACCGCAGCCTCAAAGAGCGCTTCGCCCCCTGGGAGATCGAAGTGGCCCAGCTGGACCGTTACACCCCCGCCAAGCAGAAACGGGAGATCCTGCGCCGCCTGGAGGAGGGGGAGCTCAAAGTCGTCGTGGGCACCCACGCCCTGCTGGGGGCGAAGTTCAAGAACCTGGCTTTGGTGGTGGTGGACGAGGAGCACAAGTTCGGGGTCAAGCAAAAAGAGGCCCTCAAAGAGATGGCCCTCAATGTCCATCTCCTTTCGATGTCGGCCACGCCGATCCCGAGATCGCTGAATATGGCCCTCTCCAAGATCAAGAGCTTCAGCGAAATCCTCACCCCGCCCACGGAGCGGGTGGGGGTGCGCACCTTCGTCAAGAGCTTCGACCCCAAGATCGTCAAAGAGGCGATCCTCAGAGAACGGCGCCGGGGCGGGCAGACTTTCTACGTCTACAACTCCATCGCCGGCATCGAGGAGAAAGCCAAGCAGCTGCGGGAGCTCATCCCCGACCTGCGGATGACGGTGCTCCACTCCAAGGTCACGGCGGCTCAAACCGAAAAGGAGATGATGAAGTTCGAGGCAGGGGAGTATGACCTGCTCCTTTCGACCACCATCGTCGAATCGGGGATCCACCTGCCCAACGCCAATACGATGATCGTGGACGGTGCCGAGAATTTCGGGATCGCCGATTTGCACCAGCTGCGGGGCCGGGTGGGGCGGGGAGGAAAAGAGGGCTACTGCTACCTGCTGGTCGAAGACAAAGAACGCCTGCCCGAAAACGCCCGCCGTCGCCTCCTGGCCCTGGAGAGCCATTCGGAGCTGGGCAGCGGCGCCGTGCTGGCCTTTCACGACCTGGAGATCCGGGGTGGGGGGAACCTGATCGGCGAAGCCCAGTCGGGCCACATCAAGCAGATCGGCTACTCCCTCTACCTGCGGATGCTCGAAGACGCCATCAAGGAGCTCAGCGGCCGCAAGGAGGAGAGCGAGAAGGGGGTGGACCTCAATCTGCAGATCGACGCCTATCTGAGCGACGAACTCATCAGCGAAGCCCGGCTGAGATTGGAGCTCTACCGCCGTCTGGCCCAGGCCGAGAGTGTGGCGGAGGTTTACGAGATCGAAGAGGAGATCGTCGATCGCTTCGGCAAGCCCGACGAGGTGACCCGCCAATTCATCGAAACGATGGCGATCAAGGTTCTGGCCAAAGAGCGGGGGATCAGCAAAGTCTCCAGCTACGAGGATCGGGTCTTTTTTGAATTCCACGACGGCCGCGACCGGGTTATCCTCAAAGCCCCCAGCAAAGACGACGACGATATCTTGGCAACGGCGATGGGATACCTGAAGGGAACGAGGAATGAGGAGTGA
- a CDS encoding multiheme c-type cytochrome: protein MKKLTLISLLSLFAFGATFDLGACRSCHPAIVKEFEASAHANSSAKKDPFFAAMLKRSPEKKSCRNCHAPGAKSAEGEQGMTCLSCHRIESIENHAQANRNIYRKEQDKLLFSAQEGREEKVIRYHEESIWFGLKTRRVGSPYHDIDYRKEIFYTGEVCMGCHSHKVNGHGLDLCRMGEEGVKKGKPNCITCHMPKVPGSATSIRQSDTHAWHGAAGLHHGSEKLAQYLKLSVTPDERGFTVTLKNETPHPLLTHPARVLELDTTIDRQGKIQKLPAVTLRKVLGKGGKPTPPWLADSVLKNDIPKANEVKRFHFDTQLSKGDRVEVILGARLLPPPLTKKLGLSEDEAALIELKRSSYTVSK from the coding sequence ATGAAAAAACTGACCCTTATCTCCCTGCTGAGCCTTTTTGCTTTCGGCGCGACCTTTGATCTGGGGGCTTGCCGGAGCTGTCATCCGGCGATCGTCAAGGAGTTCGAGGCTTCGGCCCACGCCAACTCGTCGGCAAAGAAGGATCCCTTCTTCGCGGCGATGCTCAAGCGAAGCCCGGAGAAGAAGTCCTGCCGCAACTGCCACGCCCCCGGGGCGAAGAGTGCGGAGGGGGAGCAGGGGATGACGTGCCTGAGCTGCCACCGGATCGAAAGTATCGAGAATCACGCCCAGGCCAATCGGAATATTTACCGCAAAGAGCAGGATAAACTCCTCTTCTCCGCTCAGGAGGGGCGGGAAGAGAAGGTGATCCGCTATCACGAAGAGAGCATCTGGTTCGGGCTGAAGACCCGCAGGGTCGGCTCTCCTTACCACGACATCGATTACCGCAAAGAGATTTTCTATACCGGGGAAGTCTGTATGGGCTGCCACAGCCACAAGGTCAACGGTCACGGACTCGATCTCTGCCGGATGGGAGAGGAGGGGGTGAAAAAGGGCAAACCCAACTGCATCACGTGCCATATGCCCAAGGTCCCTGGCAGCGCCACATCGATCCGACAGAGCGATACCCACGCCTGGCACGGGGCGGCGGGTCTGCATCACGGCAGCGAGAAACTCGCTCAATATCTGAAACTCTCCGTCACTCCCGATGAACGGGGCTTCACCGTCACGCTAAAAAACGAGACCCCTCACCCGCTGCTGACCCATCCCGCCCGGGTGCTTGAGCTTGATACTACGATCGATCGCCAGGGGAAAATCCAAAAACTTCCCGCCGTGACCCTGCGAAAAGTCCTGGGCAAAGGGGGGAAACCCACCCCGCCCTGGCTGGCTGATAGCGTTTTGAAAAACGACATCCCCAAAGCCAATGAGGTCAAGCGTTTTCATTTCGATACTCAGCTTTCGAAAGGGGATCGGGTCGAAGTGATCCTCGGGGCGCGGCTGCTCCCTCCTCCTTTGACGAAAAAACTGGGCTTGAGCGAGGATGAGGCGGCGCTCATCGAATTGAAACGGAGCAGCTACACCGTTTCAAAGTAG
- a CDS encoding AAA family ATPase has translation MVEALLTGLLTRGHILLEGVPGLAKTTTVNALAKTLGLTFKRVQFTPDLLPSDIIGTEIYDPTNNTFKIKKGPVFTNLLLADEINRAPAKVQSALLEVMQERQVTIGDETFKIALPFLVMATQNPVEQEGAYELPEAQLDRFMMKVVVGYNTREEELEIARRVANNAFGEIQQVASIEDLDRLRQEAMRVHMDPEIERYIVELVFATREPEKYGLEKLKPYIEFGASPRASIDMYKAARAVAYLKGQEFVSPVEIAYIAKEVLRHRIILSYEAQAEEVSQDRIIEEVLSAVPIP, from the coding sequence ATGGTCGAAGCCCTGCTTACGGGCCTGCTGACCCGGGGGCATATCCTGCTCGAGGGGGTGCCGGGCCTGGCCAAGACCACCACGGTCAACGCCCTGGCCAAAACGCTGGGATTGACCTTCAAACGGGTGCAATTCACCCCCGACCTGCTTCCCAGCGACATCATCGGAACGGAGATCTACGATCCTACCAACAATACTTTCAAGATCAAAAAGGGCCCCGTCTTCACCAACCTCTTGCTGGCCGACGAGATCAACCGTGCTCCCGCCAAAGTTCAGTCGGCCCTGCTGGAGGTGATGCAGGAGCGGCAGGTGACCATCGGGGATGAGACCTTCAAAATCGCTCTTCCCTTCCTGGTTATGGCCACCCAGAACCCGGTGGAGCAGGAGGGGGCCTACGAGCTTCCCGAAGCCCAGCTCGACCGTTTTATGATGAAAGTGGTTGTGGGGTATAACACCCGCGAAGAGGAGCTGGAGATCGCCCGCCGCGTCGCCAACAACGCTTTTGGAGAGATTCAACAAGTCGCCAGCATTGAAGACCTGGACCGCCTGCGCCAAGAGGCGATGCGGGTGCATATGGACCCGGAGATCGAACGCTACATCGTGGAGCTGGTCTTCGCCACCCGGGAGCCCGAGAAATACGGCTTGGAGAAGCTCAAACCCTACATCGAGTTCGGCGCCTCTCCCCGGGCCAGTATAGATATGTACAAAGCGGCGAGAGCCGTGGCCTATCTCAAGGGCCAGGAGTTCGTCTCCCCCGTCGAGATCGCCTACATCGCCAAAGAGGTGCTCCGCCACCGGATCATCCTCAGCTACGAAGCCCAGGCGGAAGAGGTGAGCCAGGACCGGATCATCGAAGAGGTCCTCTCGGCTGTTCCCATTCCGTAG
- a CDS encoding DUF58 domain-containing protein: MTFTAKKIALKTRKQVFGEMLGNNASLFQGEGFEFAELREYIYGDDVRKIDWKTTAKLRRPFVKIYHEERELNVVVSTLLSGSTWFGTQRPKSEYMAEILALLGFSAVKNSDLFSHIIYADRLYRMSRPSKKIYAVHQELEEALAFDPLGKEADYAGWTDTLFRRVKKKALMFLIGDFVGEVDLRLLSRKHDLFVIIVRDRFEEHPRSLGYLRLVDPETGESFEGDINEGVMGEYRKAMIANDRRLYRHLRQNGIRHVKLYTDEEPFAKLLRRMR; this comes from the coding sequence ATGACTTTCACCGCCAAAAAGATTGCCCTCAAGACCCGCAAGCAGGTCTTCGGGGAGATGCTGGGGAACAACGCTTCCCTCTTTCAGGGAGAGGGGTTCGAGTTTGCCGAGCTTCGGGAGTATATCTACGGCGATGATGTGCGCAAGATCGACTGGAAGACCACCGCCAAGCTCCGGCGCCCCTTCGTCAAGATCTATCACGAGGAGCGGGAGCTCAATGTGGTGGTCTCCACGCTGCTCAGCGGCTCCACCTGGTTCGGCACCCAGCGCCCCAAGAGCGAATATATGGCGGAGATCCTGGCGCTGCTGGGCTTTTCGGCGGTCAAGAACAGCGATCTCTTTTCCCACATCATCTATGCCGACCGCCTCTACCGGATGAGCCGCCCTTCCAAGAAGATCTACGCCGTGCATCAGGAGCTGGAGGAGGCGCTGGCCTTCGATCCGCTGGGCAAAGAGGCGGACTATGCCGGCTGGACCGACACCCTCTTCCGCCGGGTCAAGAAGAAAGCGCTGATGTTCCTCATCGGGGACTTCGTCGGCGAAGTGGACCTGCGCCTTTTGAGCCGCAAGCACGATCTCTTCGTCATCATCGTGCGTGACCGTTTCGAGGAGCACCCCCGCTCTCTGGGCTACCTGCGGCTTGTCGATCCCGAGACGGGGGAGAGCTTCGAGGGGGATATCAACGAGGGGGTGATGGGCGAATACCGCAAGGCGATGATCGCCAACGACCGCCGGCTCTACCGCCACCTGCGGCAAAACGGCATCCGCCACGTCAAACTCTATACCGATGAAGAGCCTTTCGCCAAACTGCTTAGGAGGATGCGATGA
- a CDS encoding vWA domain-containing protein, with protein MNQFSFQYPWALALILLFWICGRYCPARTQAIYFPHVRRLLSVHAHKSRWLEILKWIGIISLLLALASPVLTNEYKEIKKKGRDIMLVIDSSDSMNQWGFDPGDPNKSKFDVVKEVVGDFIDKRKNDRIGLINFASVAFVASPLTFEKDFLRKILQMQEPGIAGKRTAINDALLQTYNILSKSDAKSKIAILLTDGIDNASRISFDEIRRLISDSDIKLYTIGIGSYRDFDAPYLKALAQAGHGRFFAASDRRSLQKIYEAIDRLETSKIKSKRVVQHRYLYIYPLFVAILAWLFFIYLRSAKGVE; from the coding sequence ATGAATCAGTTTAGCTTTCAGTACCCCTGGGCACTGGCGCTGATCCTGCTCTTTTGGATCTGCGGGCGTTACTGCCCTGCCCGGACCCAGGCGATCTACTTTCCCCACGTGCGGCGCCTGCTCTCGGTCCACGCCCACAAGAGTCGCTGGCTGGAGATCCTCAAATGGATCGGGATCATCTCTCTGCTCCTGGCTCTGGCCTCTCCGGTGCTGACCAACGAGTACAAAGAGATTAAAAAAAAGGGCCGGGACATTATGCTGGTTATCGACTCCAGCGATTCGATGAACCAGTGGGGTTTCGATCCCGGCGACCCCAACAAGAGTAAATTCGACGTGGTCAAGGAGGTGGTCGGCGATTTTATCGATAAGCGCAAGAATGACCGGATCGGTTTGATCAACTTCGCCAGCGTCGCTTTCGTCGCGTCGCCTCTGACCTTCGAAAAGGATTTCCTGCGCAAGATTTTGCAGATGCAGGAACCCGGGATCGCCGGAAAACGCACCGCCATCAACGACGCCCTGCTGCAGACTTATAACATTCTCAGCAAGAGTGACGCGAAGAGCAAGATCGCCATTCTGCTCACCGACGGGATCGACAACGCCAGCCGGATCAGCTTCGACGAGATCCGCCGGCTCATCAGCGACAGCGATATCAAGCTCTACACCATCGGGATCGGCAGTTACCGGGATTTCGACGCTCCCTATCTCAAGGCACTGGCCCAGGCGGGGCACGGACGCTTCTTCGCCGCGAGCGACCGCCGAAGTCTGCAAAAGATCTATGAAGCGATCGACCGCCTGGAGACCAGCAAGATCAAGAGCAAGCGGGTGGTTCAGCACCGATATCTCTATATCTACCCGCTCTTTGTTGCCATTCTGGCCTGGCTCTTTTTTATCTATCTGCGAAGCGCCAAGGGGGTGGAGTGA
- a CDS encoding vWA domain-containing protein, with protein sequence MEFVYPQFFWVMIVPFVIFAFLVTTNRDKVARVFSEQVLERLRADSETLPNSLRNLVLFTAVFLMIVALARPVIDKGEKVVPLQGITLLTALDISGSMRSKDRYPNRLEFAKVKLKQFLDALPGDQVGLMAFARNAFVLAPFTGDTATLKQIVDGVNEDYINMAATDFVSLAEEAARLLAKKKEKILVVFTDGGDPQALKGFKEALKERGITLYAVLVGTKKGAPVLDRRGRPMTKRDGTIAITQLNEALGKIARETGGDYVIAGNGREDMRRLAEEIHRKFSSEKQGAVHIHDRVELFIYPLMGAVLLLLIGLSSMPRSGQGFRRGKSRARRGS encoded by the coding sequence ATGGAATTCGTCTATCCGCAATTTTTCTGGGTGATGATCGTTCCGTTTGTCATCTTCGCCTTTCTGGTGACAACCAACCGGGACAAGGTGGCCCGGGTCTTCAGTGAACAGGTGCTGGAGCGGCTCCGGGCCGACAGCGAAACCCTGCCCAACTCACTGAGGAATCTGGTGCTTTTTACGGCGGTTTTCCTGATGATCGTCGCTCTGGCACGCCCCGTGATCGACAAGGGAGAAAAGGTGGTGCCTCTGCAGGGGATCACCCTCCTGACGGCACTGGATATTTCCGGTTCGATGCGCTCGAAGGACCGCTACCCCAACCGTCTGGAGTTCGCCAAGGTCAAGCTCAAGCAGTTCCTGGACGCTTTGCCTGGTGATCAGGTGGGGCTGATGGCTTTTGCCCGCAACGCCTTCGTCCTGGCCCCTTTCACCGGCGATACGGCGACGTTGAAGCAGATCGTCGACGGGGTCAACGAGGATTACATCAATATGGCTGCCACCGATTTCGTCTCCCTGGCCGAAGAGGCGGCGAGGCTCCTGGCGAAGAAGAAAGAGAAGATCCTCGTCGTCTTCACCGACGGAGGGGACCCCCAGGCCCTCAAGGGTTTCAAAGAGGCGCTCAAAGAGCGGGGGATTACCCTCTATGCCGTCCTGGTCGGTACCAAAAAGGGCGCGCCCGTTCTCGATCGGCGGGGACGGCCGATGACCAAGCGTGACGGCACCATCGCCATCACCCAGCTCAACGAAGCCCTGGGCAAGATCGCCCGGGAGACCGGCGGGGATTATGTCATCGCCGGCAACGGGCGGGAGGATATGCGGCGCCTGGCGGAGGAGATCCATCGCAAATTTTCCAGCGAGAAGCAGGGGGCCGTTCACATTCACGACCGGGTGGAGCTCTTCATCTATCCTCTGATGGGGGCGGTACTGCTGCTGCTGATCGGATTGAGCTCGATGCCCCGAAGCGGACAGGGTTTCCGCCGGGGAAAATCCCGTGCAAGGAGGGGATCGTGA